The following coding sequences are from one Gloeocapsa sp. DLM2.Bin57 window:
- a CDS encoding glycine--tRNA ligase subunit beta, translating to MPTFLLEIGTEELPADFVNSALQQWEEYIPISLQQELLTPESIKIYGSPRRLSVLITGLNSSQEDREEEITGPAVQAAFKDGQPTAAAIGFARKQGVDVTALSTKLTDKGEFVFVQKKIVGAATATLLQRLIPQWIAKLQGRRFMRWSDGDLRFPRPIRSLIALLDQELLPVELVNGSHTLKSDRHSQGHRVLHPESVVINNASDYLDALQQAYIEVDPQIRYNKITEQIQSQAAKYNATAILSEDLLTEVVNLVEWPTAIVGEFEAKFLSLPTEVITTVMVTHQRYFPLQDSQGNLLPRFITISNGDPDKSTIIASGNERVIRARLADAQFFYQADCDEHLESYLPQLENVTFQEELGSMRDKVDRIMEISQLLCDQLRLNNQQRNEIESTAMLCKADLVTQMVYEFPELQGIMGEKYALVSGESPIVAQGIREHYLPRTAEDQLPQSLTGQVVGISDRLDTLVNIFGLGLLPTGSSDPFALRRAANGIILITWSAEFPIDLQDLLTQIAHDFVTTHPDKPSPLPQLEEFFSQRIRTLLQDELNIDYDLVNAVLPEGDREYLERALSNLLDVRDRAVFLQQIRNNGSLAEIYETVNRSTKLAIKGNLDTSSLTAKSLINPTIFEKNSETAFYQALVELEPTTIQAQKERNYQLLVEALAKINPIVANFFDGEDSVLIMAQDSAIRENRLNLLGLLRNHTRVLADFGAIVKS from the coding sequence ATGCCCACATTTTTGCTTGAAATTGGTACAGAAGAATTACCCGCAGACTTTGTTAATAGTGCTCTACAACAATGGGAAGAATATATCCCTATTAGTCTCCAACAAGAATTATTAACCCCAGAAAGTATCAAAATTTACGGCTCGCCACGACGTCTCAGCGTACTGATTACAGGGTTAAATAGTAGCCAAGAAGATAGAGAGGAAGAAATAACAGGACCTGCAGTTCAAGCAGCTTTTAAAGATGGTCAACCTACAGCAGCAGCCATCGGATTTGCTCGTAAACAAGGGGTAGATGTTACTGCTCTCTCTACTAAACTTACCGATAAGGGAGAGTTTGTCTTTGTTCAGAAAAAAATAGTCGGTGCAGCGACGGCTACTTTGTTACAGCGTCTAATTCCTCAATGGATTGCTAAACTCCAAGGAAGACGTTTTATGCGTTGGTCTGACGGTGATTTACGTTTCCCTCGTCCGATTCGTAGTTTGATAGCTTTGTTAGATCAGGAATTATTACCTGTAGAATTGGTGAATGGTTCTCATACTCTCAAAAGCGATCGCCATAGTCAGGGACATCGAGTCTTACACCCAGAATCAGTAGTTATTAACAACGCTTCTGATTATCTAGATGCTCTTCAACAAGCTTATATAGAAGTTGACCCCCAAATAAGATATAATAAGATTACTGAACAAATTCAGTCTCAAGCAGCTAAATACAACGCTACAGCCATTTTATCAGAGGATTTACTCACAGAAGTAGTTAATCTGGTAGAATGGCCCACGGCTATTGTGGGTGAGTTTGAAGCAAAATTCCTCAGTTTACCTACAGAGGTAATCACTACGGTAATGGTAACCCATCAACGCTATTTTCCTTTACAAGATAGTCAGGGTAACCTCTTACCTCGGTTTATTACTATTAGTAATGGTGACCCTGATAAGTCAACGATTATTGCTTCGGGAAATGAACGGGTAATTAGGGCTAGATTAGCAGATGCTCAATTCTTTTATCAAGCAGATTGTGATGAACACCTCGAAAGTTATCTACCTCAGTTAGAAAACGTCACTTTTCAAGAAGAGTTAGGCTCAATGCGCGATAAGGTAGATCGCATTATGGAAATTAGCCAACTTCTCTGTGACCAATTACGACTCAATAATCAACAACGTAACGAAATCGAAAGTACCGCTATGTTGTGTAAAGCAGATTTAGTCACCCAAATGGTCTATGAATTTCCCGAGTTACAGGGAATTATGGGAGAAAAGTACGCTTTAGTTAGTGGTGAATCTCCAATAGTGGCTCAAGGTATCCGTGAACATTATCTCCCAAGAACCGCAGAAGATCAACTACCCCAATCTCTCACAGGACAAGTTGTGGGCATTAGCGATCGCCTTGATACCCTAGTTAATATCTTTGGGTTGGGTTTACTCCCGACTGGTTCTTCTGATCCTTTTGCCCTACGTCGTGCAGCTAATGGTATTATTTTAATTACTTGGTCTGCAGAATTTCCGATTGACTTACAGGATTTACTCACACAAATTGCTCATGATTTTGTCACCACTCATCCCGATAAACCCTCCCCTCTACCCCAACTAGAAGAATTTTTTAGTCAAAGAATTCGTACTCTCTTGCAGGATGAGTTAAATATTGACTATGATTTAGTTAACGCAGTCCTACCTGAAGGGGATAGGGAGTATTTAGAACGAGCTTTAAGTAATTTGTTAGATGTACGCGATCGCGCTGTTTTCCTACAACAAATACGCAATAATGGTTCACTAGCAGAAATTTATGAAACCGTTAACCGTTCTACCAAATTAGCTATCAAAGGAAACCTGGATACGAGTAGTCTAACAGCTAAATCTCTGATTAACCCCACCATCTTTGAGAAAAACTCAGAAACCGCTTTCTATCAAGCACTTGTAGAATTAGAACCAACTACAATTCAAGCTCAAAAAGAGCGCAATTACCAACTCTTGGTAGAAGCTTTAGCTAAAATTAACCCTATTGTTGCTAATTTTTTTGATGGGGAGGATAGTGTCTTAATTATGGCTCAAGATTCCGCCATTAGAGAGAATAGACTTAATTTACTAGGGTTATTGCGCAATCACACCAGAGTTTTAGCAGATTTTGGGGCGATCGTTAAAAGTTAA
- a CDS encoding transketolase, with protein MTVATASFPLDLGAYKTITLDPSQKTLTSEQKQALQANIQLCRDAIIFFTATGAARGVGGHTGGPYDTVPEVMILDALFRTSPDKFVPIFFDEAGHRVATQYLMATLHGELPAERLLRYREAHSGLPGHPELGLTPGVKFSSGRLGHLWPYINGVALANPGKTVFCLGSDGSQQEGDDAEAARLSVAQQINVKLLIDANDVTIAGHPSQYLPGYDLNKTLSGHGLSILEGDGEDIDGLYSRICEAISTPGPVAVINHRPMCVGIEGLEGSTHGHDVISVKLALQYLEKRGLTAAVEYLNSIEKPKQSYTFLGSSTTMGSNRNVFGDAVVSVLSNLTESERKNQVLCVDSDLEGSCGLKQIRDAFPEIYVSGGIMERGNLSAAAGFGMEKGKQGIFATFSAFLEMCISEITMARLNFSNLLCHFSHAGIDDMADNTCHFGINNFFADNGLDDGYPTSLYFPADANQMKACVKAVFFDPGLRFIFSTRSKVPNILNSEGNDFFGDDYTFVPGKDEVIREGTAGYIVSFGDGLYRSLDAVERLKQEGIDIGLINKPTLNVVDEEIMTKIGQSPLVVVVEAFNRRTGLGSRFGSWLLERGFTPKFAYLGTHKEGCGGLWEQFPHQGIDPEGIMSKVKELLG; from the coding sequence ATGACCGTTGCTACAGCAAGCTTTCCCCTTGATCTAGGTGCATATAAAACCATTACCCTAGATCCTAGTCAAAAAACTCTCACTTCCGAACAAAAACAAGCCCTTCAGGCTAATATACAACTTTGTCGCGATGCGATCATCTTTTTTACCGCTACAGGTGCAGCTAGAGGTGTAGGAGGTCATACAGGTGGTCCTTATGACACAGTACCAGAAGTAATGATTCTCGATGCTCTGTTCAGAACTTCTCCTGATAAATTCGTCCCCATTTTCTTTGATGAAGCCGGACACAGAGTAGCGACTCAATACCTAATGGCAACTCTCCACGGGGAATTACCCGCAGAACGTCTGTTACGTTATCGTGAAGCCCACTCAGGATTACCTGGACACCCCGAATTAGGACTAACACCAGGGGTTAAATTCAGTTCAGGACGTTTAGGACATTTATGGCCCTATATTAACGGTGTAGCTCTAGCTAACCCTGGTAAAACCGTATTTTGTCTTGGTTCTGATGGTTCTCAACAAGAAGGTGATGACGCTGAGGCTGCTCGTCTATCCGTAGCCCAACAAATAAATGTTAAACTACTTATCGACGCTAATGACGTAACCATCGCGGGACATCCTTCGCAATATCTACCAGGTTATGACCTGAATAAAACCCTCTCAGGACACGGATTAAGCATTTTAGAAGGGGATGGAGAAGATATCGACGGTTTATATAGTCGTATTTGTGAAGCGATTAGCACCCCTGGACCTGTAGCTGTAATTAACCATCGTCCTATGTGCGTAGGTATCGAAGGTTTAGAAGGCTCAACCCATGGACACGACGTTATCTCCGTTAAATTGGCTTTACAATACTTAGAAAAACGTGGTTTAACCGCAGCGGTTGAATATCTCAATAGTATCGAAAAACCCAAACAAAGTTATACTTTTCTCGGCTCTAGTACAACTATGGGTTCTAACCGCAACGTCTTTGGGGACGCGGTAGTCTCGGTTTTAAGCAATTTGACTGAGTCAGAACGCAAAAATCAGGTACTCTGTGTAGATAGCGATTTAGAAGGTTCTTGTGGACTCAAACAAATCCGCGATGCGTTCCCTGAAATCTACGTCAGTGGTGGAATTATGGAAAGAGGTAACCTATCAGCAGCGGCTGGTTTTGGGATGGAAAAAGGTAAACAGGGTATCTTTGCTACCTTTAGCGCTTTCTTAGAAATGTGCATCTCTGAAATTACCATGGCGCGTTTAAACTTCTCTAACCTACTCTGTCATTTCTCCCACGCGGGAATCGATGATATGGCGGATAATACCTGTCACTTTGGTATTAATAATTTCTTCGCTGATAATGGTTTAGATGATGGTTACCCCACTAGCTTATATTTCCCCGCTGATGCTAATCAAATGAAAGCTTGTGTTAAAGCGGTTTTCTTTGACCCTGGTTTACGCTTTATCTTCTCTACACGTTCTAAAGTACCTAATATCCTCAATAGCGAGGGTAATGATTTCTTTGGTGATGATTATACCTTTGTTCCTGGTAAAGATGAAGTGATTCGCGAAGGAACAGCAGGTTATATCGTTAGCTTTGGGGATGGTTTATATCGTTCTCTAGATGCGGTAGAACGTCTTAAACAAGAGGGTATCGATATCGGTTTAATCAATAAACCTACTCTCAATGTTGTCGATGAAGAGATAATGACTAAAATTGGTCAATCTCCTCTAGTTGTGGTAGTAGAAGCCTTTAACCGTCGTACTGGTTTAGGTAGTCGTTTTGGCTCTTGGTTACTAGAACGTGGTTTTACACCTAAATTCGCTTATCTCGGTACTCATAAAGAGGGCTGCGGTGGACTTTGGGAACAATTCCCCCACCAAGGAATCGACCCCGAGGGAATCATGAGTAAGGTTAAAGAGTTACTCGGTTAA
- a CDS encoding segregation/condensation protein A: protein MNSTPAQIAIAKLIELAETGEIDPWDVQVIEIIDRFLKELPEKADLAQSGQTFLWASMLVLLKANSLTEPEVDTIESLEPETELELATRNPRVAVSLEKHLRRRTSAPPLRQRRVTLTELITQIRELEAKFTEKTRVKRSKTSAKVKAQLITQLAHQENLTEIANSLGEFLDSHKEFELTCLQLEELLILFNSQDRVGVFWALLLLSAESKVELIQEQFYQDLTIKPIYP, encoded by the coding sequence ATGAATTCAACTCCCGCACAAATAGCGATCGCCAAATTAATTGAATTAGCCGAAACTGGTGAAATTGACCCCTGGGATGTGCAAGTTATCGAGATTATCGATCGTTTTTTAAAAGAATTACCCGAAAAAGCTGATTTAGCTCAATCTGGACAGACTTTTCTCTGGGCTTCGATGTTAGTCTTACTCAAAGCTAATAGTTTGACCGAACCTGAAGTAGATACGATCGAGTCTCTAGAACCAGAAACAGAGTTAGAATTAGCTACTAGAAATCCTAGAGTAGCCGTTTCTCTAGAAAAACATTTACGTAGAAGAACTTCTGCTCCTCCTTTACGTCAACGTCGGGTTACTTTAACGGAGTTAATCACCCAAATCCGCGAATTAGAAGCTAAATTCACTGAAAAAACCAGAGTTAAGCGTTCTAAGACTTCAGCTAAGGTTAAAGCACAATTAATCACTCAATTAGCCCATCAGGAGAATTTAACAGAGATAGCTAATTCCCTAGGAGAGTTTTTAGACTCACATAAAGAATTTGAGTTAACTTGTTTACAGTTAGAAGAGTTATTGATTTTATTCAATAGTCAGGATCGCGTTGGGGTGTTTTGGGCTTTATTATTACTCTCAGCTGAGTCAAAAGTCGAATTGATTCAAGAGCAATTTTATCAGGATTTAACTATTAAACCTATCTATCCCTAA
- the purH gene encoding bifunctional phosphoribosylaminoimidazolecarboxamide formyltransferase/IMP cyclohydrolase PurH produces MSRLALLSVWDKTGIVELASKLVQDFDFELISSGGTAKILTEAGLPVTKVSDYTQSPEILGGRVKTLHPRIHGGILARRDVATDLADLEANQIRAIDLVVVNLYPFEQTIAKAGVTLAEAIEQIDIGGVALLRAAAKNFAHTTVLANPHSYENYLTELSKSEETTASLDFRRDMAVAAFQQTQIYDQAIASYLANYESNSTLPHNFAVAGEQIQALRYGENPHQQAAWYQIGNKPKGWTTALKIQGKELSYNNLVDLEAARGIISEFPPEEAPVAAILKHTNPCGVALGNTLLEAYEKALAADSVSAFGGIVALNQPIDADTAKELTKTFLECVVAPGCTAEAQQILGKKSNLRVLVLPTITSGPAYSLKAIAGGLLVQTTDSAPDEPKTWEVVTQLHPDTEQMQELIFAWKVAKHVKSNSIVISKNKTTVGIGAGQMNRVGSVKIALETAENQATGAVLASDGFFPFDDSVRTAAAAGISAIIQPGGSIRDNDSIKAANELGLIMILTGVRHFLH; encoded by the coding sequence ATGTCGCGTTTAGCTTTACTGAGTGTTTGGGATAAAACTGGTATCGTAGAATTAGCCAGCAAATTAGTACAAGATTTTGACTTTGAGTTGATTAGCAGTGGTGGAACAGCTAAAATATTAACCGAAGCAGGTTTACCTGTGACTAAAGTCAGCGACTATACCCAATCTCCAGAAATACTCGGGGGAAGAGTGAAAACTTTACACCCGCGTATTCATGGAGGTATTTTAGCCAGAAGAGATGTAGCCACAGATTTAGCAGACTTAGAAGCTAATCAAATTCGCGCAATCGATTTAGTAGTAGTTAACTTATACCCTTTTGAACAAACCATCGCTAAAGCAGGAGTAACCCTAGCCGAAGCGATCGAACAAATAGATATCGGTGGGGTAGCATTATTACGCGCGGCGGCTAAAAATTTCGCTCATACAACAGTATTAGCTAATCCCCATAGTTATGAGAACTATCTCACAGAATTAAGTAAAAGTGAAGAGACAACAGCTAGTCTCGATTTTCGTAGAGATATGGCGGTAGCAGCTTTTCAACAAACACAAATCTATGACCAGGCGATCGCCAGTTACCTAGCTAATTACGAATCTAATAGTACCTTACCCCATAATTTTGCCGTAGCAGGAGAACAAATACAAGCATTACGTTACGGAGAAAATCCCCATCAACAAGCAGCTTGGTATCAAATAGGGAATAAACCCAAGGGATGGACAACAGCTTTGAAAATTCAAGGTAAAGAGCTTAGTTATAATAATTTAGTGGATTTAGAAGCAGCTAGAGGAATTATCAGCGAATTTCCCCCAGAAGAAGCCCCAGTGGCCGCTATTCTCAAACATACTAACCCCTGTGGCGTAGCCCTAGGCAATACCTTACTAGAAGCCTATGAAAAGGCTTTAGCTGCTGACTCGGTATCAGCTTTTGGCGGGATTGTTGCTCTTAATCAACCTATAGACGCAGATACAGCTAAAGAATTAACCAAAACCTTTTTAGAATGTGTGGTAGCTCCTGGATGTACAGCCGAAGCACAACAAATCCTCGGTAAAAAATCTAATCTACGGGTATTGGTATTACCAACCATCACTTCTGGACCTGCATATAGTCTTAAAGCGATCGCAGGAGGTCTCCTGGTGCAAACTACAGACTCAGCACCTGATGAACCCAAAACTTGGGAAGTAGTCACCCAACTCCACCCCGACACCGAACAAATGCAAGAGTTAATCTTTGCTTGGAAAGTCGCTAAACATGTAAAATCTAACAGTATCGTTATTAGCAAAAACAAGACAACTGTAGGTATAGGTGCAGGACAAATGAACCGCGTAGGTTCAGTAAAAATAGCCCTAGAAACAGCCGAAAATCAAGCTACAGGAGCAGTTTTAGCTAGTGATGGCTTTTTTCCCTTTGATGATTCAGTCCGCACAGCAGCTGCCGCGGGAATTAGTGCTATTATTCAACCTGGTGGGTCAATTAGAGATAACGATTCTATCAAAGCAGCTAACGAACTAGGTCTGATTATGATTTTGACAGGAGTTCGTCACTTCTTGCACTAA
- a CDS encoding cell division protein SepF, whose protein sequence is MWKKLKDIVGINESDDLDEYDYIEEEEITETPTSSSRYTEKPVEQESETPSYRRRYTEFSNTGTDTVLNSTPRSNNVIGMPGINQASSEVVVIEPHSFAEMPKVIQILKERRSVVLNLNVMDPEEAQRAVDFVAGGTYAIDGNQERIGESIFLFTPNSVKVSTITGIVSEITESETPKIAKIATNPNWGNQSSRVIQ, encoded by the coding sequence ATGTGGAAAAAATTAAAAGACATCGTTGGTATTAACGAAAGTGATGACTTAGACGAATACGACTATATCGAAGAAGAAGAAATTACCGAGACACCAACAAGTAGTTCTCGCTATACCGAAAAACCAGTAGAACAAGAATCGGAAACTCCTTCCTATCGCCGACGTTACACAGAATTTTCTAATACAGGAACAGATACAGTGCTCAACTCTACCCCAAGAAGTAATAATGTAATTGGTATGCCAGGTATTAATCAAGCTAGTTCAGAAGTCGTGGTGATTGAACCTCACTCCTTCGCCGAAATGCCTAAAGTAATTCAGATCTTAAAAGAAAGACGTTCTGTAGTATTAAATCTCAACGTAATGGATCCTGAAGAAGCACAAAGAGCTGTAGATTTCGTCGCAGGAGGTACTTACGCTATCGACGGTAATCAAGAACGCATCGGTGAAAGTATCTTTCTGTTTACCCCTAACTCCGTTAAAGTGAGCACAATCACTGGTATAGTTAGCGAAATAACCGAATCAGAAACACCCAAAATAGCCAAAATTGCTACTAATCCCAATTGGGGAAATCAATCTAGTCGTGTTATACAATAG
- the proC gene encoding pyrroline-5-carboxylate reductase, whose product MSIKLGIIGGGVMAEAILSRFIQQQISAPGTILVSDRSSNRLDFLSQTYQVQVTNQNQQVIEGTEVVLLAIKPQVLNTVLTELSLDTPLNPKPLIISILAGVTLERLEAGFPDYPVIRAMPNTPATVGHGITAITPGKQVTTQQVTQGRLLLNAIGKVVEVPENLMDAVTGLSGSGPAYVALMIEALSDGGVAAGLPRAIASELALQTVLGTAKLLETQGLHPAELKDRVTSPGGTTIAGVAELEKAAFRSALIEAVKAAAARSLALGKRE is encoded by the coding sequence ATGTCTATCAAACTAGGTATCATTGGAGGTGGGGTAATGGCGGAAGCTATTTTATCTCGCTTCATTCAACAGCAAATCTCTGCACCAGGAACGATTCTAGTTAGCGATCGCTCCTCTAATCGTCTTGATTTTCTCTCTCAAACCTATCAAGTACAAGTAACTAATCAGAATCAGCAAGTTATAGAAGGAACAGAAGTAGTCTTATTAGCGATTAAACCACAAGTACTCAACACAGTCTTAACGGAATTATCCCTAGATACTCCCCTAAACCCTAAACCCCTAATTATCTCCATTCTCGCGGGAGTCACCCTAGAACGTCTAGAAGCAGGATTTCCTGATTATCCCGTCATTAGAGCGATGCCTAATACACCGGCAACTGTAGGACATGGAATTACAGCTATAACCCCAGGAAAACAAGTAACTACTCAACAAGTAACCCAAGGACGTTTACTCCTCAACGCTATTGGTAAAGTAGTAGAAGTCCCAGAAAATCTTATGGACGCAGTTACAGGTTTATCAGGATCTGGTCCTGCTTATGTGGCTTTGATGATAGAAGCTTTAAGCGATGGCGGAGTAGCCGCAGGATTACCTAGAGCGATCGCCTCGGAATTAGCCCTACAAACCGTCCTCGGGACAGCTAAACTCTTAGAAACTCAAGGACTACACCCCGCTGAGTTAAAAGACCGTGTCACTAGTCCAGGAGGAACTACTATCGCAGGGGTAGCTGAATTAGAAAAAGCCGCCTTTCGTAGCGCCCTTATAGAAGCGGTGAAAGCTGCAGCTGCTAGATCTTTGGCTTTAGGGAAGAGAGAATAG
- a CDS encoding CTP synthase: MSKFVFITGGVVSSIGKGIVAASLGRLLKSRNYSISILKLDPYINVDPGTMSPFQHGEVFVTDDGAETDLDLGHYERFTDTPMSRLNSVTTGSIYQAVINKERRGDYMGGTVQVIPHVTNEIKERIHRVAKNTNSDLVITEIGGTVGDIESLPFLEAIRQFRKDVGRNNVLYTHVTLIPWIQAAGEMKTKPTQHSVKELRSIGIQPDILVCRCDRPLQAGMKEKLSEFCDVPVESVITAVDASSIYEVPLILEAEGLAKQTLSLLKLETREPNLTQWSTLVDKMNSRSHKLDIGIVGKYIQLSAAYLSVVEALGHAAIASDTELNIQWINAEDIEIEDAETHLKDIGGLIVPGGFGSRGVEGKIKAIQYVREKKIPFLGLCLGMQCAVIEWARNLANLHGANSSELDPETQNPVINLLPEQQDVIDLGGTMRLGLYPCRLSHDSLAYSLYQQEVIYERHRHRYEFNNAYRNGFIEKGYRVSGTSPDGRLVEIIELADHPFFIATQFHPEFLSRPNNPHPLFLGLVKAALATNIESKIKSSC; encoded by the coding sequence ATGAGTAAATTTGTTTTTATTACTGGTGGAGTAGTTTCTAGTATTGGTAAGGGGATTGTAGCTGCTAGCTTGGGAAGACTGCTAAAATCTCGCAATTACTCCATTTCTATATTAAAATTGGACCCCTATATTAACGTTGATCCAGGGACAATGAGTCCTTTTCAACATGGAGAAGTATTTGTTACTGATGATGGTGCCGAAACTGACCTAGATTTAGGACATTATGAACGCTTTACTGATACTCCTATGTCTCGTCTCAATAGTGTGACTACTGGTTCAATTTATCAAGCGGTGATTAATAAGGAACGTAGAGGAGATTATATGGGGGGTACTGTCCAAGTGATTCCTCATGTTACTAATGAAATTAAAGAGAGGATACATAGGGTAGCTAAAAATACTAATTCAGATTTAGTAATTACCGAAATTGGGGGAACGGTAGGGGATATCGAGTCTTTACCTTTTTTAGAAGCTATTCGTCAATTTCGTAAAGACGTAGGCAGAAATAACGTGTTATATACTCATGTTACCTTGATTCCTTGGATTCAAGCAGCAGGAGAGATGAAGACTAAACCAACACAACATTCGGTTAAGGAGTTGCGCTCAATTGGGATTCAACCAGATATACTGGTGTGTAGGTGCGATCGCCCTTTACAAGCGGGAATGAAGGAGAAACTCTCAGAATTTTGCGATGTTCCCGTAGAATCGGTGATTACAGCGGTGGATGCTTCTAGTATCTACGAAGTACCCTTAATTCTAGAAGCAGAAGGATTAGCTAAACAAACCCTCAGTCTCTTGAAATTAGAAACTAGAGAGCCAAATTTAACCCAATGGAGTACTCTAGTTGATAAGATGAACTCTAGAAGTCATAAGTTAGATATTGGGATAGTAGGGAAATATATCCAGCTAAGTGCTGCTTATTTATCAGTAGTAGAAGCTTTAGGTCACGCGGCGATCGCCTCTGATACAGAACTGAACATCCAGTGGATTAATGCTGAAGATATCGAAATCGAAGACGCAGAGACACACCTGAAAGATATCGGGGGTTTAATAGTTCCTGGTGGGTTTGGTAGTAGAGGAGTAGAGGGAAAAATTAAAGCGATTCAGTATGTTAGAGAAAAGAAAATACCCTTTTTGGGATTATGTTTAGGAATGCAATGCGCTGTAATTGAATGGGCGAGAAATTTAGCTAATCTCCACGGTGCAAATAGTTCAGAATTAGATCCTGAAACGCAAAATCCTGTGATTAACCTTTTACCAGAACAACAGGATGTCATTGATTTAGGGGGAACAATGCGCTTAGGGTTATATCCCTGTCGTCTCTCTCACGATAGTTTAGCTTATTCTCTTTATCAACAAGAGGTTATTTATGAACGTCATCGACATCGTTATGAGTTTAATAACGCTTATCGCAATGGATTTATAGAAAAGGGTTATCGGGTGAGTGGAACTTCTCCTGATGGACGTTTAGTAGAGATTATCGAGTTAGCAGATCATCCTTTCTTTATCGCTACCCAATTTCACCCTGAATTTTTGTCTCGTCCTAATAATCCTCACCCCTTATTTTTGGGATTAGTTAAAGCCGCTTTAGCTACTAATATCGAATCGAAAATAAAAAGCTCTTGTTGA
- the wcaI gene encoding colanic acid biosynthesis glycosyltransferase WcaI — translation MRILIYSYNYYPEPIGIAPLMTELAEGLARRGHEVHVSTAMPSYPESEIYPEYRGKLYTRERLNGISLARCYVWSRTERNFRNRVFFELSFIFLSFWQCLRTPCPDLIFLTIPGLPVCLPGVILSKIYRRPLVLNVQDILPDAAIHVGLITNPQLINILRKLERFAYNNADKISVITESFQNNLLKKGVPENKLVEISNWVDINFIKPREKTDSNFRQENNLKDKFIVLYSGNIALTQGLENLIEAGKYLKAIEQIVIVIVGEKKAIAQLKLQAEAKKLNNILLLPFQPREKLPDMLGSADIGLVMQKHNVINFNMPSKIQLLLASGCPIIASVPALGTAALAVEKSQGGVVVPPENPQALAQAIKDLYHQPDILKKLGENGRKYAENYYSFEKVLDRYEELFKSLVNQREN, via the coding sequence ATGCGCATTCTGATTTATTCTTATAATTATTACCCTGAACCAATCGGTATCGCTCCTTTAATGACAGAATTAGCAGAAGGACTAGCGAGAAGAGGTCATGAAGTACACGTTAGTACGGCAATGCCATCTTATCCTGAAAGTGAAATTTATCCTGAGTATAGAGGTAAACTATACACTAGGGAGAGACTCAATGGGATTAGTTTAGCACGTTGTTATGTCTGGAGTCGTACTGAGAGAAATTTTCGCAATCGTGTTTTCTTTGAATTAAGTTTCATATTTTTAAGTTTTTGGCAATGCTTGAGAACACCTTGTCCTGATCTTATTTTTTTGACAATACCGGGTTTACCTGTATGTCTTCCTGGAGTTATTTTAAGTAAAATTTATCGTCGTCCTTTGGTTCTCAATGTACAAGACATTTTACCAGATGCTGCTATTCATGTCGGCTTAATTACTAATCCTCAACTCATTAATATTTTGAGAAAATTAGAACGATTTGCCTATAATAATGCTGATAAAATTAGCGTAATAACTGAAAGTTTTCAAAATAACTTATTAAAAAAAGGAGTACCTGAAAATAAATTAGTTGAAATCAGTAATTGGGTAGATATAAATTTTATTAAACCAAGAGAAAAAACTGACAGTAATTTTCGTCAAGAGAATAATCTTAAAGATAAATTTATAGTCTTATATTCAGGAAATATAGCTTTAACCCAAGGATTAGAAAACCTCATAGAAGCGGGTAAATATTTAAAAGCAATTGAGCAGATTGTCATTGTCATTGTTGGTGAAAAAAAGGCGATCGCTCAATTAAAACTACAAGCAGAAGCGAAAAAACTCAATAATATCCTCTTATTACCCTTTCAACCTAGAGAGAAACTACCCGATATGTTAGGGAGTGCAGACATAGGTCTAGTCATGCAAAAACATAACGTCATTAACTTTAATATGCCCTCAAAAATCCAATTATTATTAGCAAGTGGTTGCCCTATAATCGCCTCAGTGCCAGCATTAGGTACAGCAGCCCTAGCAGTAGAAAAAAGTCAAGGAGGAGTAGTTGTACCCCCAGAAAATCCCCAAGCTTTAGCCCAAGCAATTAAAGATTTATATCATCAACCCGATATCTTAAAAAAATTAGGAGAAAATGGCAGAAAATACGCAGAAAATTATTATTCATTTGAAAAAGTGTTAGATCGCTACGAAGAGTTATTTAAATCATTGGTCAATCAAAGAGAAAATTAA